Proteins encoded in a region of the Sugiyamaella lignohabitans strain CBS 10342 chromosome B, complete sequence genome:
- the DIT2 gene encoding Dit2p (N-formyltyrosine oxidase; sporulation-specific microsomal enzyme involved in the production of N,N-bisformyl dityrosine required for spore wall maturation, homologous to cytochrome P-450s; GO_component: GO:0005575 - cellular_component [Evidence ND]; GO_function: GO:0020037 - heme binding [Evidence IEA]; GO_function: GO:0005506 - iron ion binding [Evidence IEA]; GO_function: GO:0046872 - metal ion binding [Evidence IEA]; GO_function: GO:0004497 - monooxygenase activity [Evidence IEA]; GO_function: GO:0016491 - oxidoreductase activity [Evidence IEA]; GO_function: GO:0016491 - oxidoreductase activity [Evidence ISS] [PMID 8183942]; GO_function: GO:0016705 - oxidoreductase activity, acting on paired donors, with incorporation or reduction of molecular oxygen [Evidence IEA]; GO_process: GO:0030476 - ascospore wall assembly [Evidence IDA,IMP] [PMID 8183942]; GO_process: GO:0055114 - oxidation-reduction process [Evidence IEA,IEA]; GO_process: GO:0030435 - sporulation resulting in formation of a cellular spore [Evidence IEA]), translated as MVLEKFSTLGRDTTHGELLGLNRILTRDAENVKAVLATNFKDYSLGHRYDGMYPLLGDGIFTLSGEGWKHSRALLRPQFSRQQVSQLKSLNTHVNQLLSNFKRDSAKDHGRGVGYFDSQILFHDLTLDTATEFLFGESVDALANGNREVQGPEIKVTAKQFATCFNASLRTILLRLQAAKFSYLINPKHFQEEVKICHNFVDYFVYRTLAETENEKDSEEDDEKSSYIFIKELAKHTRDPKVIRDQSFNILLAGRDTTASLLSFCTFLLSRDKRVWEKLRKEVLDNFGTDTEQITFESLKRSTYLNNVINEVLRMYPIVPFNARTAIRDTILPRGGGPDESGPVFVKKGTPVAYSTYAMHHNPRYWGEDHAEFRPERWEENQLHMWDYLPFNGGPRICLGQQFALTETSFTLVRIVQTFRDIEPLPTAPKTYKDLQGLVSLTASVHDGVWVKFIE; from the coding sequence ATGGTGCTCGAAAAATTTTCTACTTTGGGTCGTGATACTACCCATGGTGAACTATTAGGTCTTAATCGAATCCTAACACGAGACGCTGAGAATGTCAAGGCTGTTCTTGCTACCAATTTCAAGGACTATTCACTTGGCCACCGTTATGACGGCATGTATCCATTGCTTGGTGACGGTATTTTCACTCTCAGTGGTGAGGGTTGGAAACATTCTCGGGCCCTGTTGCGTCCTCAATTCTCCCGTCAACAGGTGTCGCAGCTCAAATCGCTCAACACTCATGTCAACCAACTTCTTAGCAATTTCAAGCGTGATAGTGCTAAAGATCATGGCCGTGGGGTTGGCTATTTCGATTCTCAAATCCTCTTCCATGACTTGACTCTTGATACTGCCACCGAATTTTTGTTCGGTGAAAGTGTTGATGCTTTGGCCAACGGTAACCGTGAAGTTCAAGGTCCAGAAATCAAGGTCACTGCCAAACAATTCGCTACATGTTTCAATGCTAGTTTAAGAACTATTTTATTACGTCTGCAGGCCGCCAAGTTCTCATATCTTATCAACCCCAAACACTTTCAAGAGGAAGTCAAGATCTGTCACAACTTTGTCGACTATTTCGTGTACCGCACTCTGGCTGAGACcgaaaatgaaaaagattcagaagaagatgacgaaaaGTCGTCGTACATCTTCATCAAGGAACTTGCTAAACATACCAGAGATCCCAAGGTTATTCGTGATCAATCGTTCAACATTCTTCTTGCTGGTAGAGATACCACTGCTTCACTACTTTCATTCTGTACTTTCCTTCTTTCGCGAGACAAGCGTGTCTGGGAGAAACTCAGAAAAGAGGTTTTGGATAATTTTGGCACCGATACTGAACAAATCACTTTTGAGAGTCTCAAGCGATCTACTTACCTCAACAACGTTATTAATGAGGTTTTGAGAATGTATCCTATTGTTCCATTCAACGCCCGTACTGCCATTAGAGACACTATTCTCCCCCGAGGTGGTGGCCCTGACGAGTCGGGTCCTGTGTTTGTTAAAAAGGGAACTCCCGTTGCATACAGTACATATGCTATGCACCACAATCCCAGATACTGGGGTGAAGATCATGCCGAGTTCCGTCCTGAGAGATGGGAAGAGAACCAGCTACACATGTGGGACTACCTTCCCTTTAACGGCGGACCCCGAATCTGTCTTGGCCAACAGTTTGCTCTTACTGAAACCTCGTTCACTCTGGTGAGAATCGTTCAGACCTTCAGAGACATCGAGCCTCTACCGACCGCTCCAAAAACCTACAAAGACCTCCAGGGATTGGTGAGCTTAACTGCCTCTGTTCACGACGGAGTCTGGGTCAAATTTATTGAGTAG